A portion of the Bactrocera neohumeralis isolate Rockhampton chromosome 2, APGP_CSIRO_Bneo_wtdbg2-racon-allhic-juicebox.fasta_v2, whole genome shotgun sequence genome contains these proteins:
- the LOC126767742 gene encoding short coiled-coil protein A translates to MSLIDKLQEPDDNIPLADEDTQVIINDDDPHQHMPNGHSMDSLRSSFTNRSSTPDSSHNSLEVDVSPDEKEEKARLITQVLELQNTLDDLSQRVDSVKEENLKLRSENQVLGQYIENLMSASSVFQSTSPNAKKK, encoded by the exons atGTCACTAATCGATAAATTACAAGAGCCTGATGACAACATACCATTGGCCGATGAGGACACACAag TGATTATTAACGATGATGATCCACATCAACATATGCCAAATGGACATTCGATGGATTCGCTCCGCTCGTCATTTACTAACCGCAGCTCCACCCCTGACTCATCACACAATTCATTAGAAGTAGATGTAAGTCCCGATGAGAAGGAAGAAAAAGCTCGCCTTATTACACAAGTATTGGAACTGCAAAATACACTCGACGATCTTTCACAGCGTGTTGATTCTGTAAAggaagaaaacttaaaattacgTTCTGAGAATCAAGTGCTTGGACAATATATAGAGAATTTAATGTCAGCTTCCTCTGTATTCCAGTCAACAAGTCCAAATGCAAAAAAGAAGTAA